The following coding sequences lie in one Arachis hypogaea cultivar Tifrunner chromosome 4, arahy.Tifrunner.gnm2.J5K5, whole genome shotgun sequence genomic window:
- the LOC112797531 gene encoding WRKY transcription factor 28 isoform X1 — protein sequence MENHDPPNPPPPPLLLLPTPQDNHHNNNNNNNIPFVPFTLPSMLHQNPLQMEPQSHPNDNNNNNNSLGCDINDDYYWSNISYVFSGNGGADHNNVSDAKETITTAMECGSSSLHPSFNMAENVIEEKEKKEKKNIVGRVKKAKRVARFAFQTRSVDDILDDGYRWRKYGQKAVKNTTYPRSYYRCTHHTCNVKKQVQRLSKDTSIVVTTYEGIHNHPCEKLMETLTPLLKQIQFLATI from the exons ATGGAAAACCATGACCCGCCaaatcctccaccaccaccattatTACTATTGCCAACACCCCAAGATaaccaccacaacaacaacaacaacaacaatattccATTTGTACCCTTCACATTACCTTCCATGCTTCATCAAAACCCTTTGCAAATGGAACCTCAATCTCATCCTaatgataataacaataataataatagcctTGGTTGTGACATCAATGATGACTATTATTGGAGCAACATTAGTTATGTTTTCTCCGGCAACGGCGGCGCTGACCACAACAACGTTAGTGATGCCAAGGAAACAATAACGACCGCAATGGAATGcggttcttcttctcttcatccttCTTTCAATATGGCCGAAAATGTCatagaagaaaaggagaagaaagagaaaaagaatataGTTGGAAGAGTGAAGAAGGCAAAAAGAGTGGCAAGGTTTGCATTCCAAACAAGAAGTGTTGATGATATATTGGATGATGGTTACCGCTGGAGGAAGTATGGCCAGAAAGCAGTGAAGAATACCACATATCCTAG AAGCTACTACCGTTGCACGCATCACACATGCAATGTGAAGAAACAAGTGCAGAGGCTGTCGAAAGACACAAGCATTGTGGTGACAACGTACGAGGGAATTCATAACCATCCTTGCGAGAAGCTTATGGAAACTTTGACCCCTCTTCTCAAACAGATTCAGTTTCTCGCTACCATCTAA
- the LOC112797531 gene encoding uncharacterized protein isoform X2, whose product MENHDPPNPPPPPLLLLPTPQDNHHNNNNNNNIPFVPFTLPSMLHQNPLQMEPQSHPNDNNNNNNSLGCDINDDYYWSNISYVFSGNGGADHNNVSDAKETITTAMECGSSSLHPSFNMAENVIEEKEKKEKKNIVGRVKKAKRVARFAFQTRSVDDILDDGYRWRKYGQKAVKNTTYPSLLVLYMMFKSNEGFI is encoded by the exons ATGGAAAACCATGACCCGCCaaatcctccaccaccaccattatTACTATTGCCAACACCCCAAGATaaccaccacaacaacaacaacaacaacaatattccATTTGTACCCTTCACATTACCTTCCATGCTTCATCAAAACCCTTTGCAAATGGAACCTCAATCTCATCCTaatgataataacaataataataatagcctTGGTTGTGACATCAATGATGACTATTATTGGAGCAACATTAGTTATGTTTTCTCCGGCAACGGCGGCGCTGACCACAACAACGTTAGTGATGCCAAGGAAACAATAACGACCGCAATGGAATGcggttcttcttctcttcatccttCTTTCAATATGGCCGAAAATGTCatagaagaaaaggagaagaaagagaaaaagaatataGTTGGAAGAGTGAAGAAGGCAAAAAGAGTGGCAAGGTTTGCATTCCAAACAAGAAGTGTTGATGATATATTGGATGATGGTTACCGCTGGAGGAAGTATGGCCAGAAAGCAGTGAAGAATACCACATATCCTAG CTTATTGGttctatatatgatgtttaaaTCGAATGAAGGGTTTATTTAG